The sequence below is a genomic window from Sphingobacterium sp. ML3W.
AAAACTTCTGAGGGTCAAGTTTTCATTACGGTGGGTCAAATATTAAAAAGAGGAAACTTAATTAGTAACTATATTAGTATAATATTGTTAACTTAATTTAGTAAAGTTATATTTCATATTACTACACTTATGATGCGGATAGTCTATTCTTTTATTTTCATTATTTTTTCCTGCGCCTATATTGTGAAGGCACAAGAAAAAAACACATCTGACTCTCTAGTTCATACTTTTGTAGCAGTAGATGCTTTTCATCAACCTCCAAACGGAATAGATAAGTCCAAGATTCATTGGGTTAATTATTTAGATTCCTTGTATCAAATTGGTGTTTTAAAGAATGAAAAGTTATATTCAGATTATGTTTTTAATGTTATAATATCAATAAATGGTTCTTTGGTTCAAACAAATGATCTTCCCCAAGATTCAATTTTGAGAGACTTCTTGAAAATTCAGAAAAGATGGCAGTTAGGATTGCAATCAGGAAGACCGGTAAGTAGTTTATTAAAAATGAAAATACCGAAAGAAATTTTCCAGCGGTGGGAGAAAAGAAAACTTGTGCTGATTCCCGATTTAATAGTGCGTGAAGAGTTTCCAAAAGGAAAGTAAATATTCAAAGCCTCTCCGTATTAATTAAGTGAGCAGGTTTAAGGAGGATGCTACACGACATGCTTCTATGGAATTGTTAACACGTAGTTTTTCAAGAATATTCTGTCGATGCCGGTTGACAGTATTGATGCTAATGGAAAACACATCGGCGATTTCTTTACTTCGCTTACCAATTTTAATCTGACGAAGGATCTCTATTTCTCTTTTAGATAATAGATTACCACTTTCTTGCTTTTCCGACTGAATAATCTGGCCTGTGACACTATTGACAATACATCCTTCGTAGGATTCGGTCTGCTCTGAGAAATGAGCGAAATTATATAAACATAAAGCTAACCAGATGCTACCATTGGACGAATTACGGACGTAGTACATGCGGTGTGATATCCATATGTATTGCCCGGATTGATGACGCATCCTAATCTTACTGATTACATGGTAATCGTATCGTTTGGTATGTGGTACATGCTTTATATAATGAAAATACTGCAATTCTAACATGTGCTTTTGTAATAGATCATCGGGATGGATGAGGTTGAAAATAGCATCTTCCCATATGGAATCAATTTCCGAACAGATATCCTGATCAGATAGCCCTAATGCCGAGGCAATACCACCATAATATAGATAGCTTTTTTCACTCTTTAGATCGCTTAGTACTGCAATTGAATTTTCAACATGCGCATAGAGCTGTGCCATACACTGACATTGCTCAAGCTGTCTATAAGCATCTGGTTCTTGGTCAAATGCCTGTTTTAAAAGCTGATCATTAAGGATGCTTGCAATGTTGTTCATGTTGTAAAAAATGGTTATTAATCAGTATTGATTATCATTAAATACTCGTATACCTTTGCTAAAGTAAAGAATTATAAGGTTATTTTTGATAAAACAAGATGAAGAAACTCGTATTGGTCTTTTTGGCCGTAGTGTGCCAACAATGGGCGGTAGCACAAAATCTAACAAAAATGCAATGGTTCAACGAGCCTGCAAAGTGGGAAGTAAAGGATAATGCACTCAAAATATTTGTGACACCACAGAGTGATTATTGGCGCATATCACATTATGGTTTTACCGTTGACGATGCGCCCTTTTATTATGGAACATATGGTGGTGAGTTTGAAACTAAAGTAAAGATATCTGCCGATTATAAAGCACGTTTTGACCAAATGGGGCTCATGCTAAGAATTGATAAGGAGAATTATATTAAAGCCGGAATCGAGTTTGTGGATGGAAAATATAATCTAAGTACGGTAGTAACACATCGTACAAGCGACTGGAGCATCATCAGCTTGGATAGTGCAGTTCCTTATGTATGGATCAAAGCGGTTAGAAGATTAGATGCTGTGGAGATTTTTTATTCTTTTGATGATAAAACATATACGATGATGCGTAATGCTTATCTTCAGGATAATACACCAGTAATGGTTGGTTTAATGGCCGCTTGTCCCGACGGAAATGGCTTTGATGCAACATTTGAACACTTTTCTGTCAAGCATCTTGCAGATCAACGACGTTTGAAATGGTTAAAAGATAACGCTGATTAATCTATGTTCAGTATATATCAACTGTAGCTTTATAGGTGAATAACAAGGCCAATAACGCTGATTTGGTCATTATAATAGAACCGGACTATTGCATTTTTTTGCGATGTCCGGTTTTTCCGTTTATAGATAAAAAAACTGTCATCTGAACGATAAAATGAGCGGATTAATTAATCAAGAGATATATCCAAAACATAACGATTTAAAGGGGGTATAAAGGGCATAATATAGATTGTTGTATTAAATCTACTAATCTAGTAGACTTTTTGGAATTTATTTTTATATTTGCTTTGTCGTTATTCAATTGGCGTTGGCAACGAATTCTAAATCAGTATTAATTATTTAACAAAGTTTATGAAAAACAACTTCTCTAAACCATCAGAAAGAACAGTCTCCTTTGCTGATCAAGTCATCCTTTATTGCCTATCAACTCGGATGCGAATGTGTATCTAATCCTAAAAAAATCTTCTTAAAAAAATAGGGAAGCCATAGGCCTCCCCAAGTTTTCAATTCATGAACAACAAGTTTTCAATTGGCGTTGGCACTTGTAAGTATTCACTATAAAACATCGTAAAACTATGAAAAAATTAGGAGTACTTCGGTATTCTATACATATTTTGTTCTTTATATTGGGCATAAATGCTCTTTTTGCCCAAGAAGAACCTAAGCCAATTATCAATGCCTCTTTGGTGGGCAAGGTGATTGATGCTTCTAATAAAGAACCCATTTCGGGTGTTACCATTCAGCTAGAGGCTGTTACGCACAGCGTAAAAACAGATGGTGAGGGGCGGTTTCAATTTGTGACAGGTCAAAAGCTTCCTTTTACCCTTATTCTTTCTTTTGTCGGATATGAAAAGAAAAAAATTGTTGTCAATGCTTCTCCCGCTGTCATTGAACTGCGTCCAACAACAGAAGATCTCGACGAGGTCGTGGTTGTTGGCTATGGCACACAGAAACGTCGAGACCTCACTGGATCTGTGGCTTCGTTGTCTGAATCTTTACTTAAACAAAATGTAGCTTCTTTAGATCAAACTTTGAAGGGTGGTATATCGGGCGTTCAGGTTACACAGACATCAGGTCAGCCTGGGGGAGGTGTAAGTATCCGTATCCGAGGCGGGGCATCTATTCAGGGAGGAAATGAACCGCTATATGTCATTGACGGTTTTCCAATATATAATCAAACGGAAAGTACGGGTGTGGGAAGTGGAACGCCCGTCAACCCCTTGTCCAGCATCAATCCTAGTGATGTAGAAAGTATCGAAGTATTGAAAGATGCTGCTGCCACGGCAATCTACGGTTCTCGTGGTGCTAATGGCGTAATTCTAGTTACTACTAAGAAAGGTAAAGCAGGTCGGGTGCAATTGAATTATGATGGAAGCATTGGTCAGCAGCAGGTCTTGAAAAAAATAAATGTCTTGAATGCTCCTGATTTTGCTGCTCTTCGTAATGAAGCGCTCAGTGATGCCAATCCGAATTTAGGAAAATTCCAATACCTTTCACAGCAGCAAATCAATCAATTGGGAGCGGGAACCAATTGGCAGGAAGAGGCTTTTCAAAAGGGAAAGCTAAACAACCAGCAACTTTCCTTATCCGGTGGTGCAGAACAGGTTCAGTATTTTATCGGAGCAAACTATTTTAATCAAGAAGGAGTAATTAAAAACACAGACTTTAACCGCTTAGGTTTTCGATCAAATATCAATGCAAATCCTTTTAAACGGTTAAACGTTGGTACTAATATCTCAATCAACAGAACGACTTCTCAAGTAGCTCCATCAGGAATTGTAAACGCATTGCTCATAATGCCACCCACAGCAACAATATACGATGCTGATGGTTCGTATACCTTGAGGAATCCTTTTGAAAATATTTTCGCAAATCCAATTGCAACTTTAAAAGAAACTACGAATACTTCGAATGCATTACGTGTGTTGGGAACTTCTTTTGCCCAATATGATATTATCAAAGGATTGCAGGCAAAGATGCTGTTCGGTGTTGATCTGAATAATAGAACAGATAAATTTTATCTGCCTTCTAATATTTATGAAGGGTCTGGGAATAATGGAATAGCAGGTTTGGGAAATCTAGATACATACTCATGGCTGAATGAAAATACCCTCAACTATACAAGTTCTTTTGAACAACATAATTTGAATGTATTAGTAGGCTTTACACAGCAGGAAGCAAGAAATGAAGTATTTAATGCTGGGGCTGAAAATTTTGTGACGGATGATCTATTGTACAATAGTTTAGAAAGTGGATCAACGATTGTGCGGCCCAATTCTGACACCCATTCTTGGATACTACATTCCTACCTAGCGCGAATAAATTATAATTATAACAATAAATATTATGTGTCGGCGAGTATACGACGTGATGGAAGTTCCCGATTTGGTGCGGATAATAAATGGGGAAACTTTCCTTCTTTGGCCATTTCTTGGAGAGCAAGTAATGAACGTTTTTTCAAAACCACTTTTCCTGCAATCAGCGATCTGAAGATACGAGCAAGTTTTGGAACTACAGGAAATCAAGAAATCGGTCAATATCAATCACTCTCCACATTATACAACTTGAACTATCTTTTTGGGAATAAAATAGTCACTGGTTTTGCATCACAACGGATTCCGAATAAAAACCTGGGATGGGAAACGACGTACCAATATGACGGTGGGATGGACATTGCGCTACTGAACAGTAGATTACAGTTTACAATGGACTATTATTATAAAAAGACAACAGATTTACTGTTGAATGTCGAGATTCCTTGGACATCTGGCTATGCGTCTTCTTTACAAAATTTTGGTTCGGTCTCCAACAAAGGATTTGAGATAGGTGTTAAAAGCAAGAATCTGATAGGGCAATTTTTATGGAGCACAGATTTGAATTTTTCGTTTAATCGAAATAAGGTCTTAACCATTGGAGCGGAGTCGGAATCCTACATCACTGGGAATTATATCATCAAAGTAGGTGAACCATTGGGAACTTTCTACGGAACGGTGACAGATGGAATCTTGCAAAAAGGAGAGGAAGCGACCAAAGGGGCATTTACAGGCAATGCAATACCAAAAGCGGGGGATCGTCTTTACAAAGATATTGATGGCGATGGCAAATTTACAACGGCCAATGATCGCACTATCATCGGAAATGCACAACCTGATTTTATCTTTGGATTGACAAATAACCTGTCATACAATGGATTTGACCTTACTTTATTACTACAAGGTTCAATAGGTAACGAATTGCTTAATATCAACCGACAAAATCTGGAAATGTTTACGGGTCAACAAAATGCATCGAGAGATGCCTTAGAAAGATGGACAGAAACAAATCCTAGTCAAACTTATCCTAGAGCTAAACTGGATCCGGCACCTGTTTTTTCCAATCAGTTTGTAGAAGATGGTTCCTTCATCAGGTTGAAATCACTTCAGTTTGGTTACACCATTCCAAAGCAGCTATTGGCTACGACAGGTATTTCTAATCTAAATGTATATCTGTCTGCCCAAAATCTATTGACTTGGAGCAAATACCAAGGTTTTGATCCAGAAGTGACTTCAGGTAGTAACGTGCAGATTGGAACAGATTCGGGTATATACCCAGCATCTCGCTCATTGACTTTAGGTTTATCCTTAACATTTTAACACGGAGGTTTTAGTGAAAATTACACATATACTACTTGCTGGTACGATCCTAATTGGATCGGTATCATGCTCAAAGCTTGACGAAAAACCTGAAAGCTTGCTGGTGTCCGAACAATTTTATCTTAATGAAAATCAAGCTGTATCTGCAGTTAATGGTAGTTACAGAAAATTGTATGAAAGTGGGCAGTCGATTTATAATAGCCTTTTTCAAATTGCGGTAGAGATGGCTACGGATGACTATGAAGCTGGACCACGTGCGCGGAATGCGCACGTTCGTGCTATCAGTAATCTGACTCATGATGCCTCCAACGACCGGATGGAGCAACTTTGGAAACAAAGTTACGATGCAATCAATGCTTCAAATCAAAATATCGAATACATCGCGCAGATAGATACTGAAAAAATAAATGAATTTATTCGTCAACGCTTGATCAATGAAGCTAAATTTTTGAGGGCGTTGCATTATTTCAATCTTGTTCGCTGGTTTGGTCCCGTTCCGCTGGTTCTTCAACCAGCAACATCATTATCAGGGGATGAGCTATATGTTGCAAAGGCAACTGAAAAGGAAGTTTACCTTCAAATTATAGCGGACCTAAAGGATGCTGAAAATTTGCCTCAATATAAATCATATGGTGATAATGATAAAGGGAGAGCTTCTTCTGGTGCAGCTAAAAGCATATTGGCAAAGGTATATTTGACGCAACAAGATTGGTCTAATGCGAAATTAAAAGCGCAAGAAGTCATCGATAAAGAAGGATATGGTTTGTTTCCCGAATTTACTGACGTATTTAACATCGATATGAAAAACGGTATCGAACATATTTTTTCGGCTCAGTTCAAAGGTAATAGTGGTTATCAGGGGAATTCATTAGCAAGCCGATCGGCACCGACGGATATTCCTGGTATCAATGGTGATTATGCTGATGCATGGCATGCTGAGGGTGGATTATACAATAGTTTTTCTTCCCAAGATAAGCGATTGAGTACCACCTTTACGATTGGTATGACCTCTCCGATAGATGGAAAGTATTATGCATTGGCAAAGCCTCAGTTTCATAAATATTATGACGAAAGTGTCGTAGGGAACCAAAGTCAATCATCTAAAAACTTGCCTATCATCCGTTATGCAGAAGTGTTGCTAATCCTGGCGGAAGCAGAGAATGAGCTCAATGGCCCCTCGTCTTTGGCCCAGGCAGCGATCAATAAGGTAAGAGTACGAGCCGACATTGACCCTGTCGGAGCAGATTTAATCAAAGATACATTTAGGGAAGCTGTTTTTGAGGAGAGACGTAAGGAATTAACCTTTGAATATCAACGTTGGTTTGACCTAGTACGTCGGGGAGCAACATATTATGTTACTAAATTAAAAGCTGCCGGTAAAATCAATGCGGCTCCGAGACACCTCCATTTTCCAACTCCACAACGTGAACTGAATTTAAATCCCAATCTCAAACAACATCCTGATTGGATCAATAATTAGCTTTTTTACCATTAAGATTTTAAGCAATGAAAAGATACTATTATTTAATGATACTCTTATTCGCCTTCAGTCATAAAGCTGTTTGGGCACAGGATAAAAGACCGAACGTGATATTAATCCTGGTGGACGATCTGGGTTTTTCAGATATTGAACCCTATGGTGCTTCAGAAATACATACTCCCAATCTAACAGAATTGGCTGCCCAAGGAACACGTTTTCAGGAATTTTATAACAACTCCATTTGTGCGCCTACAAGGGCATCATTGCTTACGGGGCAGTATTCGCATAAGGCTGGACTTGGCTATTTCAATGTAAACTTGGGACTCCCTGCTTATCAGGGTTTTTTGAATAAAGAGTCGCCAACTTTGGCGGAGGTACTTCAAAAAGCTGGGTATTCTACTATCATGTCGGGTAAATGGCATGTTGGCGACGATTTTGACCAGTGGCCTGCTCAACGCGGTTTTGAACGTTCGTTCAATTTTGTGGGTGGCGCCTCTAATTTTTATGAGATTAATGCTCCTGAGCAAGCGACGGTGCCCCTATATCGAAATAATAAACCCTTTTATCTACCCAAAGATCGTTATTTGACAGATGAAATTACGGAACAAGCAATTGGATTTTTGAAAGAACAACAACAGGATAAAAAGCCATTCTTTTTATATTTGGCTTTTAATGCGCCACACTGGCCACTACAAGCGCCAGAAGAAGAAACTCAAAAATACCAACAGACATACCATATTGGGTGGGATAGTTTACGTATCAAACGTTATGAAAATGCAATCGATCGTGGTGTTTTTCCTGCTGACCAAGCGGTTACAACAAAAGATTCATTGACGGAGGAATGGAAAAATCTGACCTATAGCGAACAGCAATATTGGAAACGTCGACAGCAGGTATTTGCTGGGATGATTGATCGCGTGGATCAAAGCATTGGCAAGATTCGTCAAACATTAACAGATCTGCATGTCGCCGATAATACCATTATCATATTCTTATCAGACAATGGAGCGCAGGGTGGTGACCGAGCTCGAATCTATACCAGTCGAAATTCTGGACCTGTGGGGTCTGCAGGTTCATACGATATGCAGAATAGCAATTGGTCACAGACCGGAAATTCGCCATTACGCAGCTATAAGGATAATCCTTATGAGGGTGGTATTGGTGCTCCGTTTATTGTCTGGTATCCAAAGGAAGTGAAAGCTAATGTAACTAAGAAGGGGACAGGGCATATAATTGATATTGCTCCCACTTTGTATGATTACGCGCAGGCGAAATATCCAAACAAGAACTATGATGTTGAGACGCATAAACTCCCAGGAATAAGTCTCCGAAAGTTATTGAATACGGATCAAACCCAAGTCGATCGTACGGAAGCATTATGTTGGGAACGTGCCGGTAATCGTGCTGTACGTTATGGAAAATGGAAGTTGGTAACGACTTACAGGAGTGGAAGACCTGAACTGTACAACATCGATGTGGATAGAGCGGAAAATCATAATCTAGCTTCTCAGTATCCTGAAGTAGTACAGCAGCTAGAAGAACTATATCGAGCGTGGGCTAAGGAAAACAATGTTGTCAACTATGATCGTATCAAAGCTCAATCTTTATTTCGCTAATCCTTAAAATATACATCGAAATGAAAAGAATATTTTCAATACTTTATTTGATACTTGGTTTCACAGCACCAAGTGTAGCACAGCAAAAGAAACCCAATATCATCTTAATCTTAGCAGATGACCTAGGTTATTCGGATTTAGGGGCATATGGAAGTGAAATCGAAACTCCGAATCTGGATCGGTTAGCATCGGAAGGATTACGGTTACAGGAGTTTTATAACAATTCGATATGTGCTCCTACACGCGCT
It includes:
- a CDS encoding LuxR C-terminal-related transcriptional regulator, translating into MNNIASILNDQLLKQAFDQEPDAYRQLEQCQCMAQLYAHVENSIAVLSDLKSEKSYLYYGGIASALGLSDQDICSEIDSIWEDAIFNLIHPDDLLQKHMLELQYFHYIKHVPHTKRYDYHVISKIRMRHQSGQYIWISHRMYYVRNSSNGSIWLALCLYNFAHFSEQTESYEGCIVNSVTGQIIQSEKQESGNLLSKREIEILRQIKIGKRSKEIADVFSISINTVNRHRQNILEKLRVNNSIEACRVASSLNLLT
- a CDS encoding DUF1349 domain-containing protein, which encodes MKKLVLVFLAVVCQQWAVAQNLTKMQWFNEPAKWEVKDNALKIFVTPQSDYWRISHYGFTVDDAPFYYGTYGGEFETKVKISADYKARFDQMGLMLRIDKENYIKAGIEFVDGKYNLSTVVTHRTSDWSIISLDSAVPYVWIKAVRRLDAVEIFYSFDDKTYTMMRNAYLQDNTPVMVGLMAACPDGNGFDATFEHFSVKHLADQRRLKWLKDNAD
- a CDS encoding SusC/RagA family TonB-linked outer membrane protein: MKKLGVLRYSIHILFFILGINALFAQEEPKPIINASLVGKVIDASNKEPISGVTIQLEAVTHSVKTDGEGRFQFVTGQKLPFTLILSFVGYEKKKIVVNASPAVIELRPTTEDLDEVVVVGYGTQKRRDLTGSVASLSESLLKQNVASLDQTLKGGISGVQVTQTSGQPGGGVSIRIRGGASIQGGNEPLYVIDGFPIYNQTESTGVGSGTPVNPLSSINPSDVESIEVLKDAAATAIYGSRGANGVILVTTKKGKAGRVQLNYDGSIGQQQVLKKINVLNAPDFAALRNEALSDANPNLGKFQYLSQQQINQLGAGTNWQEEAFQKGKLNNQQLSLSGGAEQVQYFIGANYFNQEGVIKNTDFNRLGFRSNINANPFKRLNVGTNISINRTTSQVAPSGIVNALLIMPPTATIYDADGSYTLRNPFENIFANPIATLKETTNTSNALRVLGTSFAQYDIIKGLQAKMLFGVDLNNRTDKFYLPSNIYEGSGNNGIAGLGNLDTYSWLNENTLNYTSSFEQHNLNVLVGFTQQEARNEVFNAGAENFVTDDLLYNSLESGSTIVRPNSDTHSWILHSYLARINYNYNNKYYVSASIRRDGSSRFGADNKWGNFPSLAISWRASNERFFKTTFPAISDLKIRASFGTTGNQEIGQYQSLSTLYNLNYLFGNKIVTGFASQRIPNKNLGWETTYQYDGGMDIALLNSRLQFTMDYYYKKTTDLLLNVEIPWTSGYASSLQNFGSVSNKGFEIGVKSKNLIGQFLWSTDLNFSFNRNKVLTIGAESESYITGNYIIKVGEPLGTFYGTVTDGILQKGEEATKGAFTGNAIPKAGDRLYKDIDGDGKFTTANDRTIIGNAQPDFIFGLTNNLSYNGFDLTLLLQGSIGNELLNINRQNLEMFTGQQNASRDALERWTETNPSQTYPRAKLDPAPVFSNQFVEDGSFIRLKSLQFGYTIPKQLLATTGISNLNVYLSAQNLLTWSKYQGFDPEVTSGSNVQIGTDSGIYPASRSLTLGLSLTF
- a CDS encoding RagB/SusD family nutrient uptake outer membrane protein → MKITHILLAGTILIGSVSCSKLDEKPESLLVSEQFYLNENQAVSAVNGSYRKLYESGQSIYNSLFQIAVEMATDDYEAGPRARNAHVRAISNLTHDASNDRMEQLWKQSYDAINASNQNIEYIAQIDTEKINEFIRQRLINEAKFLRALHYFNLVRWFGPVPLVLQPATSLSGDELYVAKATEKEVYLQIIADLKDAENLPQYKSYGDNDKGRASSGAAKSILAKVYLTQQDWSNAKLKAQEVIDKEGYGLFPEFTDVFNIDMKNGIEHIFSAQFKGNSGYQGNSLASRSAPTDIPGINGDYADAWHAEGGLYNSFSSQDKRLSTTFTIGMTSPIDGKYYALAKPQFHKYYDESVVGNQSQSSKNLPIIRYAEVLLILAEAENELNGPSSLAQAAINKVRVRADIDPVGADLIKDTFREAVFEERRKELTFEYQRWFDLVRRGATYYVTKLKAAGKINAAPRHLHFPTPQRELNLNPNLKQHPDWINN
- a CDS encoding arylsulfatase — its product is MKRYYYLMILLFAFSHKAVWAQDKRPNVILILVDDLGFSDIEPYGASEIHTPNLTELAAQGTRFQEFYNNSICAPTRASLLTGQYSHKAGLGYFNVNLGLPAYQGFLNKESPTLAEVLQKAGYSTIMSGKWHVGDDFDQWPAQRGFERSFNFVGGASNFYEINAPEQATVPLYRNNKPFYLPKDRYLTDEITEQAIGFLKEQQQDKKPFFLYLAFNAPHWPLQAPEEETQKYQQTYHIGWDSLRIKRYENAIDRGVFPADQAVTTKDSLTEEWKNLTYSEQQYWKRRQQVFAGMIDRVDQSIGKIRQTLTDLHVADNTIIIFLSDNGAQGGDRARIYTSRNSGPVGSAGSYDMQNSNWSQTGNSPLRSYKDNPYEGGIGAPFIVWYPKEVKANVTKKGTGHIIDIAPTLYDYAQAKYPNKNYDVETHKLPGISLRKLLNTDQTQVDRTEALCWERAGNRAVRYGKWKLVTTYRSGRPELYNIDVDRAENHNLASQYPEVVQQLEELYRAWAKENNVVNYDRIKAQSLFR